The Mycobacterium seoulense genome has a window encoding:
- a CDS encoding MAP_0585 family protein, with the protein MKRIVSAAAVAAGLSISAVTLNAGSAFAAPLDPPPPCPNCHGGGGGGGNPSGAGGQQGGPGPQQSGPGGAPGGQQSGPGGAPGGQSNPPQGGQNGPPQGGQNPPQGGQNSPPQGGQNPPQGGQNSPPQGGQNSPPQGGQNTPAPNDHGQYPQQGGPNDQPNNPPNDHGQNPPGGQSNAPASEHNPPPPQQGRQALNPPSTQPPHQPYVPRGTYVSGNAQVGGPGDARAGFSVVDHGAPPPPPPRGHGWNDGPAPGHPPPHWVGAPPPGGWDGPPPPGGWNRPWSGPQRDVAVAQVDFGPFQYDSYTAIPVFNWQFGGWGFWYMGVWVPLY; encoded by the coding sequence ATGAAACGTATCGTCAGCGCGGCGGCGGTCGCGGCGGGCCTGAGCATTTCCGCGGTCACGTTGAACGCGGGTTCGGCTTTTGCGGCTCCGCTCGACCCGCCGCCGCCGTGCCCGAACTGCCACGGAGGCGGCGGTGGCGGGGGCAATCCCAGTGGTGCCGGCGGCCAGCAGGGCGGCCCGGGCCCGCAGCAGAGCGGACCCGGCGGCGCACCGGGCGGGCAGCAGAGCGGACCCGGCGGCGCACCGGGCGGGCAGAGCAATCCGCCGCAGGGTGGGCAGAACGGCCCGCCGCAGGGTGGGCAGAACCCACCGCAGGGTGGGCAGAACAGCCCGCCGCAGGGCGGGCAGAACCCACCGCAGGGCGGGCAGAACAGCCCGCCGCAGGGTGGCCAGAACAGCCCACCGCAGGGCGGGCAGAACACGCCGGCGCCCAATGATCACGGGCAGTACCCGCAGCAGGGCGGCCCCAACGACCAGCCGAACAACCCGCCGAACGATCACGGGCAGAATCCGCCGGGCGGGCAATCCAACGCGCCGGCGAGCGAACACAACCCGCCGCCTCCGCAGCAGGGCAGGCAGGCACTCAACCCGCCGAGCACCCAACCCCCGCACCAGCCCTACGTCCCGCGCGGGACCTACGTCAGCGGCAACGCCCAAGTGGGCGGGCCCGGGGATGCGCGGGCCGGATTCAGCGTCGTGGACCACGGCGCGCCGCCCCCGCCGCCGCCGCGAGGGCACGGATGGAACGACGGCCCGGCTCCCGGCCACCCGCCGCCACACTGGGTGGGTGCGCCGCCTCCAGGGGGCTGGGACGGTCCGCCGCCTCCTGGTGGATGGAACCGCCCGTGGTCTGGGCCGCAGCGTGACGTCGCCGTCGCGCAGGTCGATTTCGGGCCGTTCCAGTACGACTCCTACACCGCCATCCCGGTCTTCAACTGGCAGTTCGGCGGCTGGGGCTTCTGGTACATGGGGGTCTGGGTTCCGCTGTACTGA
- a CDS encoding lipoprotein LpqH: MKRGIVVSVAGVAVVAAACAGCSNNKSNTGSSGSSPSAAGPQVLVDGQAQNVSGQVTCTPAGDNTNIGIGDPTAGVGAVVSNANPPIVHSVGLGSVNGITLGFSDAAPNQGGNAGAAVNGKTYAIKGTATGLDMSNPQQPQQVTKSFELNVTCP; the protein is encoded by the coding sequence GTGAAGCGTGGGATCGTCGTCAGCGTGGCGGGGGTGGCCGTAGTGGCCGCGGCGTGCGCCGGCTGTTCGAATAACAAATCAAACACCGGATCATCGGGTTCATCACCGTCGGCCGCCGGCCCGCAGGTCCTCGTCGACGGTCAGGCTCAGAACGTGAGCGGCCAGGTGACGTGCACGCCGGCCGGCGACAACACCAATATCGGCATCGGCGACCCGACCGCCGGGGTCGGCGCCGTGGTCAGTAACGCCAACCCGCCCATCGTTCATTCGGTCGGACTCGGCAGCGTCAACGGCATCACGCTCGGGTTTTCCGACGCCGCTCCCAACCAAGGCGGCAACGCCGGAGCCGCGGTGAACGGCAAGACCTACGCGATCAAGGGCACCGCGACCGGGCTCGACATGAGCAACCCTCAGCAACCGCAGCAGGTGACGAAGTCATTCGAGTTAAACGTGACCTGCCCGTAG
- a CDS encoding enoyl-CoA hydratase, with amino-acid sequence MNAREKRFARVGRDGGVLTIELTNSKRLNIVGTGAVEELTQAFRAVGHDGDVRVVVLRGAGDAAFIGGADINEMVTLDRFSAEAFIGRLASLCEAIRECPVPVIARLAGYCLGGGLEVAMCCDLRIAESGATFGMPEVAVGIPSVIHSALMPALIGASHATWLLLTGETIDAGTAVTWGLVHEVVAADALDSRIAQLAAKLAGFGPHAVRQQKRLLNKWFDMTVHGAIEDSIEQFGLAFLTGEPQQHMRAFLARKKDRA; translated from the coding sequence ATGAACGCGAGGGAGAAGCGGTTCGCCCGGGTCGGTCGCGACGGTGGCGTACTCACCATCGAACTGACCAATTCGAAACGGCTCAACATCGTCGGCACGGGCGCCGTAGAGGAATTGACACAGGCGTTCCGCGCCGTCGGTCACGATGGTGACGTCCGGGTGGTCGTGCTGCGCGGGGCGGGGGACGCGGCGTTCATCGGTGGCGCCGATATCAACGAGATGGTCACTCTGGACCGTTTTAGCGCCGAGGCGTTCATCGGTCGGCTCGCGAGCCTGTGTGAGGCGATCCGCGAATGTCCCGTCCCGGTCATCGCCCGGCTGGCCGGGTACTGCCTCGGCGGCGGGCTCGAGGTCGCGATGTGCTGCGATCTGCGGATCGCCGAATCCGGCGCCACATTCGGCATGCCGGAAGTGGCGGTCGGAATACCCTCGGTAATCCATTCGGCCTTGATGCCCGCGCTGATCGGCGCCTCGCACGCGACCTGGCTGCTGCTGACGGGCGAGACGATTGACGCGGGCACGGCCGTCACGTGGGGTTTGGTGCATGAGGTGGTTGCCGCCGACGCCCTCGACTCTCGCATCGCCCAACTCGCGGCGAAACTCGCCGGATTCGGCCCGCACGCGGTCCGGCAGCAAAAACGCCTGCTCAACAAGTGGTTCGACATGACGGTTCACGGGGCGATCGAGGACAGTATCGAGCAGTTCGGTCTGGCGTTCTTGACCGGAGAGCCCCAGCAACACATGCGAGCGTTCCTCGCGCGCAAGAAGGACCGAGCGTAG